In Synergistaceae bacterium, a single genomic region encodes these proteins:
- a CDS encoding 1-deoxy-D-xylulose-5-phosphate synthase — MKFLKAGFTHKDLLRLSEKDLPVLADEVRAAIIKTVMQNGGHLGSSLGVVELTIAMLRKFDPFNDRIIFDVGHQSYPYKILTDRFDQFHTLRLKDGISGFPRRNESPCDHFNTGHSSTSISAALGYAKARDLLHEKRHVIAFIGDASLINGLALEALNYVHETPTKLIIILNDNRHSISNRVGGFSTILARLSANSTYKRIKNAIRNYTPLRFSKALERVRDLIKKIIKPHNIFDDLDINYWGPFDGHDIKNAERVLELAKNFDRPVLLHFNTVKGKGLPEAEADPTKYHQVAPANEKKARTWSEAASQIAEELAINDPRIICFTAAMSTGVKLEKFARQFPDRFFDVGIAESHMLTMAAGFAAGNMRPWVFIYSTFLQRAMDQLMHDIALQNLPVVIMVDRAGLSGSDGDTHQGLLDVSWSRAIPNLQIFTPCDESSLKSAMLTASHNNGPTLIRYPRGHIPAKNLSPESDSAIVKISDGFKWALLGYGASVQTMLETRELAEREKIDLPAIYDVRRVKPLDIKLLDEILNRYKIIAVVEESYKAGGLNESIASYIAEKNFNVKLLDFAIPDVCVKHATQSQQRELYGLTAENILKQYKHEE, encoded by the coding sequence ATGAAATTTTTGAAGGCCGGATTTACTCATAAAGATTTATTGCGGCTTAGTGAGAAAGATTTGCCCGTGCTGGCTGATGAGGTGCGGGCAGCTATCATTAAAACTGTAATGCAGAATGGCGGTCATTTAGGATCTTCACTCGGAGTCGTTGAGCTCACAATTGCAATGCTTAGAAAATTTGACCCCTTCAACGACAGAATTATATTTGATGTCGGCCATCAGTCTTACCCGTATAAAATTTTAACTGACAGATTCGACCAATTTCACACACTGAGACTTAAAGACGGTATATCAGGTTTTCCCCGGCGAAATGAATCACCCTGCGATCACTTCAACACAGGACACAGCAGCACTTCAATATCGGCCGCGCTGGGTTATGCAAAAGCTAGAGATCTATTACACGAAAAAAGGCATGTTATAGCGTTTATAGGTGATGCGTCATTAATTAACGGTCTTGCGCTCGAAGCGTTAAATTATGTTCATGAGACACCGACAAAATTAATTATAATCCTCAACGACAATAGACACTCAATCAGCAACAGAGTCGGGGGATTCTCAACGATTTTAGCGAGACTTTCGGCAAATTCCACTTACAAGCGAATCAAGAACGCAATACGAAATTATACCCCTTTGAGATTCAGCAAAGCACTTGAACGAGTCCGAGACCTCATCAAGAAAATTATCAAGCCTCACAACATTTTTGACGACTTAGACATTAATTACTGGGGGCCGTTTGATGGTCATGACATTAAGAACGCAGAAAGAGTCTTAGAGCTCGCAAAAAATTTCGACAGACCCGTTTTACTGCACTTCAACACAGTCAAAGGCAAGGGACTCCCGGAAGCAGAAGCAGACCCGACAAAATATCATCAAGTCGCACCGGCAAACGAGAAAAAAGCGCGTACATGGAGTGAAGCAGCCTCACAAATCGCAGAAGAACTCGCAATAAATGACCCTCGTATAATTTGTTTTACTGCAGCAATGTCAACGGGCGTTAAACTCGAAAAATTTGCGCGTCAATTCCCTGATAGATTCTTTGATGTAGGCATTGCAGAAAGTCATATGCTCACAATGGCTGCTGGTTTTGCTGCCGGAAATATGCGCCCATGGGTATTTATTTACTCGACATTTTTGCAGCGTGCTATGGATCAATTAATGCATGATATAGCTTTACAAAATTTACCGGTTGTAATAATGGTCGACAGGGCCGGACTCTCAGGTTCGGACGGTGATACTCATCAGGGGTTATTAGATGTCTCATGGTCGCGCGCGATTCCTAATTTACAAATTTTTACTCCATGCGACGAAAGCTCGTTAAAATCTGCAATGCTCACAGCTTCACACAATAACGGGCCGACTCTTATTCGTTATCCGAGAGGACATATCCCAGCAAAAAATTTAAGTCCTGAGTCTGACTCTGCAATCGTAAAAATTTCTGACGGATTCAAATGGGCGTTACTCGGTTACGGAGCTAGCGTTCAAACAATGCTTGAGACTAGAGAATTAGCAGAACGTGAAAAAATTGATTTGCCTGCAATTTATGACGTTAGACGAGTCAAGCCGCTTGATATAAAATTGCTTGATGAAATTCTGAATCGCTATAAAATTATTGCAGTCGTCGAAGAAAGTTACAAGGCCGGCGGATTAAATGAGTCAATTGCAAGCTATATCGCAGAAAAAAATTTTAACGTGAAATTATTAGATTTTGCTATACCTGACGTTTGTGTGAAACATGCGACTCAATCACAGCAAAGGGAGCTATACGGTTTGACAGCAGAAAATATCTTGAAGCAATATAAACATGAAGAATAA